Proteins found in one Helicobacter sp. NHP19-003 genomic segment:
- a CDS encoding M23 family metallopeptidase, which produces MLWRASVTALLVAGGYLSYNYAITKKDTANISLTMRVVAPQPSVIENPTHWNLKSNIQVNLATLAKIRSYHIKTTTSDHLVVYEKDQIVLDEPTSLSFELPKPTIQLNDQTHLRYEVKVVDWSYANFFNGNASTKVFDLVLDTTPPKIQMIAQSHRITYGGSALAIFKVQEDALDRVWFNNGFEDFKVFSFMQDGYYIVIFPWSLRHRTFNGQILARDKAYNFTSLPLKLIKNTKIPIREYTTDLSKDYKDKQAALESLKHLPGLDRLNAELGIQQTIQEDLKKVLAYEPTTLQPFKPLGNRPRVLATFGAHRTYTFGKQKIGEFTHYGVDFFGRHSPILASNPGRVVLEEEIESYGKSALVSHGLGMYAMYGSLSDFLAKKGDTLEPNSVLGFSGKNKTSKYDHVHFNVLIQGVPVYPNEWMDAHFINNFNDIIQEAQQKIREK; this is translated from the coding sequence ATGTTGTGGCGTGCAAGTGTAACGGCTTTGTTGGTGGCGGGAGGGTATTTGAGTTATAACTATGCGATCACCAAAAAGGACACTGCCAATATTTCTCTCACCATGCGTGTGGTTGCCCCGCAACCCAGTGTCATAGAAAACCCCACACATTGGAATTTAAAATCCAACATCCAAGTCAATTTAGCCACGCTGGCAAAAATCCGCTCTTACCACATTAAAACCACGACTAGCGACCATTTGGTCGTGTATGAAAAAGACCAAATCGTTTTAGACGAGCCCACAAGCCTAAGCTTTGAGTTGCCTAAGCCCACGATTCAGCTAAACGACCAAACCCACTTGCGCTATGAAGTTAAAGTGGTGGATTGGAGTTATGCCAACTTCTTTAATGGCAATGCCAGCACAAAGGTGTTTGACTTGGTGTTGGACACCACCCCCCCTAAAATCCAAATGATCGCCCAGTCGCACCGCATCACTTATGGCGGGAGCGCACTAGCGATTTTTAAAGTACAAGAGGACGCGTTGGATCGGGTGTGGTTCAACAATGGCTTTGAAGATTTTAAAGTGTTTTCTTTTATGCAAGACGGCTACTACATTGTGATCTTCCCCTGGTCTTTGCGCCACAGAACCTTTAATGGGCAAATTTTGGCTCGAGATAAAGCCTATAATTTCACCAGCTTGCCCCTGAAACTCATCAAAAATACCAAAATCCCCATTCGCGAATACACCACAGACTTAAGCAAGGATTATAAAGACAAACAAGCCGCCCTAGAGAGCCTCAAACACTTGCCCGGCTTGGACCGTTTGAACGCAGAATTGGGAATCCAACAGACAATTCAAGAGGATTTAAAGAAAGTCCTAGCCTATGAGCCCACCACCCTTCAGCCCTTTAAACCTTTAGGCAATAGACCTAGGGTTTTAGCCACTTTTGGTGCGCACAGAACCTACACCTTTGGCAAGCAAAAAATAGGTGAGTTCACGCATTATGGTGTGGATTTCTTTGGCAGACACTCGCCCATTTTAGCGAGCAACCCGGGGCGTGTGGTTTTAGAAGAAGAGATCGAAAGTTATGGCAAGAGCGCCTTGGTCTCGCATGGCTTAGGAATGTATGCGATGTATGGGAGTTTGTCGGACTTTTTAGCCAAAAAAGGGGATACTTTAGAGCCAAACAGCGTTTTAGGCTTTAGTGGCAAAAATAAAACGAGCAAATACGATCATGTGCATTTTAATGTATTGATTCAAGGGGTGCCGGTTTACCCCAATGAATGGATGGATGCCCATTTCATCAATAATTTCAACGACATTATCCAAGAAGCGCAACAAAAAATCCGGGAGAAATGA
- a CDS encoding outer membrane protein, whose product MRTFLAMGLVWAWAQAQPLPALVAVSDMLEEDPHMGGPEYNLQPYLFPEGELQQPEQQPPQPQQHQRPRQTQQQAIQPSKSPKAVPVIVPNKPATPQQTTQPPQPQRANNQPQEDRENALHVLPSKAPENPNTENAEHLDALDKQIQTLKKQITDLGGKPQTKFEYAKDYLDKHFKHAKKGVRAKKAAGYKIAKEKSGFFLGGGYGWGIIDESYHSQQAKSVALGIPEQQEIFSTLPNLSGTANMMNVELGYQQYFNPYFGTRIYGDLLFIPGFGKYATLNGNTTSHGFGGFFYGLGSLNMDLLFDAPLEKQRKHFLGAYAGFGVGLMVLKDKRYSAFNQVVQAGFSSPDTLWRTLVQVDYTINLGVAFTYNRHLRFEVGTKIPLTYLRLGFETPAIYTSKSNSQQLISEDTGFKRSSLLVMNVLYAF is encoded by the coding sequence AGCCCAACCTTTGCCCGCTTTAGTGGCTGTTTCCGACATGCTTGAAGAAGATCCACACATGGGTGGCCCTGAATACAATTTACAACCCTATCTATTCCCAGAAGGCGAGTTGCAACAACCAGAACAACAGCCCCCACAGCCCCAACAACACCAGCGGCCTAGACAAACCCAGCAACAGGCCATCCAGCCCTCCAAAAGCCCTAAAGCCGTTCCCGTGATTGTCCCCAACAAACCCGCCACACCCCAACAAACCACACAGCCCCCACAGCCCCAGCGCGCCAACAACCAACCTCAAGAAGACCGAGAAAATGCATTGCATGTCTTGCCCTCCAAAGCGCCCGAAAACCCCAACACTGAAAACGCCGAACACTTGGATGCATTAGACAAGCAAATCCAAACCCTCAAAAAGCAAATCACGGACTTGGGTGGCAAACCCCAAACGAAGTTTGAATACGCCAAAGACTATTTGGACAAGCATTTTAAACATGCCAAAAAGGGCGTACGGGCAAAGAAGGCCGCAGGTTATAAAATCGCCAAAGAAAAGAGCGGGTTTTTCTTGGGCGGAGGTTATGGTTGGGGGATCATTGACGAATCCTATCACAGCCAACAAGCCAAAAGTGTGGCGCTGGGAATTCCCGAGCAACAAGAGATTTTTAGCACCTTGCCAAACTTAAGCGGAACGGCGAACATGATGAATGTGGAGCTGGGCTACCAACAATACTTCAACCCCTATTTTGGCACCCGCATTTATGGGGATTTGCTCTTCATCCCCGGGTTTGGCAAATACGCCACTCTCAATGGCAACACCACCTCTCATGGCTTTGGAGGGTTCTTTTATGGGCTGGGTTCTTTAAACATGGACTTGCTCTTTGACGCACCCCTAGAAAAACAAAGAAAGCACTTTTTGGGGGCGTATGCGGGCTTTGGCGTGGGACTTATGGTGTTAAAAGACAAACGCTACAGTGCCTTTAATCAAGTGGTGCAAGCAGGCTTTAGCAGCCCAGACACTCTTTGGCGCACTCTAGTACAGGTGGATTATACGATTAATCTAGGCGTGGCTTTCACCTACAACCGCCATCTGCGTTTTGAAGTGGGGACAAAAATCCCGCTCACTTACTTGCGGCTAGGTTTTGAAACCCCCGCCATTTACACCAGCAAGAGCAATAGCCAGCAACTCATCAGTGAAGACACAGGCTTTAAACGCAGCAGCTTGCTTGTGATGAATGTGTTGTATGCGTTTTAA
- the minC gene encoding septum site-determining protein MinC — MLRTRQKQIRCFELEGAESQDYLNFIDKNAPLLQNYLLLFKSPIPPEVQQSLQKHELAYSFSSKELRGKAGDQVVLYEALGKEPESLKSPQSPQVQIYERHIRSGEEIDSPCSLVILGNVNHGAKIHTAQNISIYGKCEGIIICMGVYMVLQNIYSSHLVFQGEILSQAHLERINENTKLKLITKNGDIVNIKDIA; from the coding sequence ATGCTGCGAACAAGACAAAAGCAAATCCGTTGTTTTGAGCTAGAGGGAGCTGAAAGTCAAGACTATTTGAACTTCATTGACAAAAACGCCCCCTTGCTCCAAAATTATTTGCTCTTGTTTAAAAGCCCGATCCCCCCTGAAGTGCAACAAAGCTTGCAAAAACATGAGCTTGCCTACAGCTTCAGCTCCAAGGAGCTCAGGGGCAAGGCGGGTGATCAAGTCGTGTTGTATGAGGCTTTAGGAAAAGAACCCGAATCTTTAAAATCCCCCCAAAGCCCCCAGGTGCAAATCTATGAAAGACATATCCGCAGTGGGGAGGAGATCGACAGCCCTTGTAGCCTGGTGATCCTTGGCAATGTCAATCACGGAGCAAAGATTCACACCGCGCAAAACATCAGCATTTACGGCAAATGTGAGGGGATCATCATTTGCATGGGGGTGTATATGGTGCTTCAAAATATCTACTCTTCCCACCTTGTGTTTCAAGGCGAAATTTTAAGCCAAGCACACTTAGAGCGCATCAATGAAAACACCAAATTAAAACTGATTACCAAAAATGGCGATATAGTCAACATAAAGGATATTGCATGA